GAACTGGTGGGAAGCCAACAATCACTTTTTGCAGCAACTTACAAGGTTTCAAAAtggaatgaaaataaaatcttaaaatcTTTTGAAAGTTCCTATAAAATGGAACTGAACTGAGGCATCCATTTTAGGATCTAAACTGTCAGGTTTTTAATTCTCCCTCACACTCTGTCAGAAGGTGATCAAAGAGCCCTGGGTCTCGGAAACAATCCTACTAAATAGTTCATCAAAATCAATGCATCTCCTTGAAATCTTTCTTTCTCATCAAAACAGTGTATTTCAGTGAAAACACATTTTGCTGAAAATGTTCTAACCAGTTTAACATTCAAATTCCCTTTCTTCTCTCAGTCCACTTCCACAATCCCTCAGTCTTAACATGCATACTATATGGGCACTTATACAagtgcatcaaggctgctccaatatgctgcAATTATGTCAGAGCAAGTGCTCTGAGCGcaagtgtgtcagagcagacttgattaatcgagtctgctggagtgtggtaattaccgcacccCAGCAGActcctgcatcacatgtatcagtgtccctgtactgaaaaatggctgcaggggcactttaactaaagcttgttcaatgagctttagttcaagtgcccccaccaccatttttccatGCAGGAAGGCTGATACACATGACTCTTCGGGCATGTGTATAGATTCCACATATATCTAATTTTGAGCTGCACTTGAAGCAAAAAACTAAGATGACACCCATCCAAACCATTTTTCCTATGGTATAAAATCAGAGTTTAAAGGTGTATGTATAAAAAATCACTCTTTTACCATCCTGAACCCACACACACCTTTGTAAAATTTTGAGTTGTTCAGGGTTAAAATGGTAGAGTCTGAGAAACTTGGCCTTGGGGGAAGGTTAATAAAGACACCAACTGGTCTGCTCAGTAGCATTTTCCTACTAGATGTGGAACTCCATTTAATATCATTCCTGGAGGGGATCATCTGTTCCCCTATCCCCTCTGGAGTGAAAATGTCATGGTGGTGACCATCTGGAATAAGTCTGGCAGAGGAAACAGCACTCAGCAGTTTTATTCTGAGAATATAGATATCTCCTCATAAATAGATGCTTCAACTACCAGACACTTGGGGCTGCCACTGAAGGCCATGCAGAAGCTTcagttaatgcaaaagatggCAGCCTATTTTCTGGCCCCCACATGTTACAGATTTCATTTCTGCTCATGAGTGCAGTAAAAGTTACTGGTTTTTATTTGAAAAGCGATACATATGCTGCTCATTTCACTACATCTATGTGCTTTAACAACCGAGATCAGCCAAGGTCCTCTTGTTCATAGTCCCCAAATTGAGCTATAGGCATAAACCTCTTGTTGAATGATTTTCAGTTGTAGAACCTTCTTATGGTACTGCCAGAGCCTGAACTCTCTACACCCAAACACTTAGGTTAGACAAGGTATGAAGGGTATCTAAAGGAGAAGCTGGGGTGAGTAATAGTGAATGACAATAAATATTGTTCATGCAATATACATCTTTGATATTTAATACCATTTTATTCCCATCTATCAGCTAAGCAGTGATGACAATGGCACATGAAGTCTTGACGCTCATTATTTACAATGGTCTAGTGCAGGGCTGTTCAACCTCTGAGTGGACAAGAGCTGCATTCTGTGTGGGAAACATCTATGTAAGCTGTGGGTCCTGCAAGCCATGCACTGTGCAggccccccactgcactggcgCTCCCATCTGCCACACTGTCTCCCACACTGTGAACACATCTACGCAAGACTCTTTCCtggagattagagctaattactgtgcagcaagtgtcaccgtctacatgtgtagatgcttactggctgtgtctacatgagcaagtactaaatgattgtgcagtaactggtgttactatGCAGTACTGTCACCAGACAGTTTTTTCCCAatgctactgcaccatagcaatgagctacagtacaatagcttgttactactgtgcagtattgttaCTGCCTTGCTAGTGTCTGGCAGCACTACTGCATGgaagcaatgagctacagcataGTAGCTCATTtctactgtgctgtagcatctcgtgtagacatggccactgtccagtaattggctctaatcatgagtaaattttctacctgcaaatacaagtagcaaattaactctcagttactaactgcacagtagcacacatgtagatgcctgaccagaaACACATTTGCTGCCAGTCAGTTGGGTAGCAGGGGTAGgaacttgctccctgcccctgggagctgcctgctactagggcaggctctgccactggagcccaggtggggacaatgtctctgtgccctggcaacagggagctcccagcctccgtTCCATGATCatagggttggggctgggagatccttatctcccagcttgaGCTCCACAGttgagggcccaggctgggagattcttataaGAATTCTTATAAGGATATCTCAGCCCTAGTCCtgtgatcatggagtgggggctgggagctcgccacagggagacattgtccctgtTTGGGCTCTGGTGCTGGAGTCCGCCCCGGCagaaggcagctcctgggggcagggagttaTGTTCCAGCCCCAACCCAGAGACAACtgtttcctggccctgtgctccctgctatTCCCTGAGCTAGGACCAGGGGTAGAGCTCCCCCTAACCGCTTCAGGTGTCTGGTGCAGGAAGCGAAAGCAGTCTGCTACTAGGagcagcaaattttctcccacgtccctgcatgtgtagaagcatgCCCAAGAGAGTTTACTTTACAGTACTTAACCACAGCAGTTGCAGGGGAGGCACCTGAGCAGGAGCCACAAATTAACTCCTTGGGGGCTATGTGCTGGACAGCCCAGGTATAGTATTTAGCAAAACCAAAACTACTTGGCTTGAATCTATGGAAGGGATCTCCCATTCAAGACCTAGACTGTCCCAGGACTACTTAGCTTCTGACATTCAGTGAATTTTAATTCTGCAAAATTGTATATAATCTATTTTTAAGATAGAAAGCTTCATTATATCAGAAATTGGTTAAGTCTTGGTTCTAACATGACTGATGGCTTGCTCCCAAACAAGAGCAGTTCCTTAGAACCAGGATTCCTAAACCTTTGGCTACTAGTCAGGAAATGGACAGGAGAAAAACAAggaagaagggggagaaaaacattgctttccctgctctgccccgtTTTGGTGGGGAGAGAAGGTTTACTGCTGGCTTAGCATCCCCTAATGACAAGTAGAAATAGAACTCCATGGGCTGCTGTCAACTTGaaggaatctgaatctgaattttgAAAGATATAGCTCTTTCCTGAGATGATATcatgtttttttaaaggatttcctGAAGCTTGTGTCCTGATGAGAAAAAGTCTCTTTTTATTAATTTGTAGGGTTCTAGTTATCAATAGATCAAAGAGCTATAGCAGGATGCAGTGTCTGAAGCCTCCTTAAGCATATACTTTGTCACCAGTACCACTTTGTAAGCTTTCCCTCAGAATATGCAAACCTTTCCATGGCAGTGCAGGCCCAGACACTTCTGAAATTCTTCCAGGTCTGCATTTCATGTATGTTTATGAGCGCATATTAGGAAGCAAAAGTAGAAATGTCCCGATCAATGAACAAAGAGTGAAAGAAAGATGTAAGGGGGAATTATCTACCTAAATTTAATGAGACACTTTGATAAAGCCTCAGTGTTTCACTGAAAATCCTTAACTTGCAGAAAATTTTCCCCCATGGACTTCATTGTGTCTACAGAACTTGCTTGATGAAACCTTGTATTTTGCTTAGtcattgggtgcctgtagacgtgtGGGATGCCTGCTCCAATACAccgtaattacagtgtgtcggagcagacttgattaactgagtctgctgaagtgtgctaattagtgtgctccagaagtttcagcatctcatgtattcaacatccctgtgcttcaaaatggtggcaggggcattttaactaaagctcatcacgtagctttagttaaattgcccctgctaccattttgaagcacaggagaTGCTTGTTGGcacttaattagagtggctctctaaTAAAGCGCCTCACACCCCATCCCTAAAGCATGTGTAAAGATTCCATGATGATCTAAAAAGGGATGTATCCTTTATAATAAAAGGATTCCAAGGGTGAAAACATCTTTCTGCTCTTACCTTTATAtcatctctctctgcctctctctatctggctgtgtacacacattcaaataacttGGGAGCATTCTCTCAGGCTTGCTGTCTGTATAGAGGAACTTACCCAGAGCTGCACGTACAGGCATTTCAATGCTGAGGCCCTAAAGAATGGAGAGCTTGAAGTGCTGACACTGTACAGCTGGGGGGCAACGGGGCTATGCACACCTCTCATCATGCTCTACAGACTTCCTttgtctgcctggcaacagattgCATCACTGCAAAGGGCAGCCCAGTTGACTGACCCAGgctccccatggtcagcctgtgtttccctgcagcaccaggtgggGATTATCAAGGCAGAGTGTTCTGGACCAGCGGAGTCCAGCAAGCAACACACTGGTCACATCTACACCATATGCTTCCTGTGCAGTATTttattactactgcgcagtagcatcatgtggcatgAACCCATGGCACAAtgctactactgcacagtagtaatgagctactgcacagtcagcattgcTAGGAAGCTGTGCAGggatcctactgtgcagtagctctagttactgtgcagccatttagtacGTGGGTCTGTGAATACTAAATGACCGTACAGTAACAACTGAGCAGtcagagtcttgtgtagatgcgacCACTGTCTCACtggtaggggaaggggagaaggtgTTCTTTTCTGAGACAAGCCATAGCATATACGTACATTTGTTATACCAGGATAAACAGAGTGACTTAACCCTGTTTGTTCCCAGGCTTATTTTTCTCCTGGGGTGGCCATTTTTACCCtgtgaaaaaaaccctgaacatctgtacacgtGTGGCTTGTCTCGGGAGACCAGCGACTCTCCCTggaaaaactgaatgtctgcacaAGGCCTCTCCCTCTCTaactctcttcctccccaccccacacacagaccaTACATGGCTTATtgcaaaagcacaccactgccttgAGTAATGTTGCCATTTATATTCTGATCTATGCCCTTGATGCATGGATTATAGTCTTATGCAATGCATTTTTCAATTCCAACTTCAAAATCAAATAACTCATATGGTAAGATATACAATTAATCATAGTCTTTGGCTTTTAATCAATAAAGCAGAACATAATGTTCATTCATTTGTAGATGTACTTTGGGAATTGCATATGTAAGTTCTGCTTATGAAGACAGAGGGATATATCATATATTATTCCATAATTATCTTCTGTTATCAGATAATATGAATACATGTCCAGCTTGCTGTAATACTGACTATGCTAGCTCCAAAGGAAtgtcatcagatttttttttcttgttgttattCAGTTCTGTGAATAGTAGGCTTGTTCTTACCATCCATGCTAAAATTGTGGGGAAAATTATGACCTGATAATAACCTTATTCTACTGGAAAATGGAATAGATTTATTTAGCATAGATTTATGCACAATTGGATTGAACCATTTGTAACAGTTCTACAGAAGGGAAGATTATtgtcaagtgtttttttttatgttgttgcTTACATTTTCACTTATAGTGGGCAAGGTTCAGGTTTAGAAAAATGTTAGCATCTCTAGGCAAACTGCTGCTGAGTAGATACTATAGCAGACAAGGGGTCAGAACTCCTAGGTTCCTATTTTCATTGCTATTGttactatttttattattatttctgttgTACTCAAGAATCCTGTCTCTGAACCAGAATCCCACTGCATTAGAAACTCTACTTGCATGGTACAAAAATATGGTTTCAGATCAGAAAAAGCTTGTAACTCAAGCATGAAACAAGAGAAAAGAGAGACAGGCAGACTTATCCAGGAACACAAAAATATGCAGGAATATTTGTCAGCAAGCTAGACAGTGGTCTTAGTCCACCTGCTGCCTAATTATTGCATAGTTTTTTTGCTTGAGCTGCTTGGAACATTTTCAATCAAATATATCTCCGTTGAAGTATGTTGATCCATTGAATTAAACGTGTTTTGTGGAATATATCTCTGTATTGATTTTGATGAAGTTTTCAATGGGAACGTTTGTGAGATGTAGAGCTCTTTGGTCACATCTAATGAGGGAGTGAGAAAAATTCAAATACAAACCTCATCTTTTCAATCCAAAAATAGATATTGCCACTCAAATATATTTTGTCCAAACGCTATAAAGGGCTTATTCCAATGCAGAGCAAAAGCAGATTTTGAAACCTTAAAGGCTGTCATGGAACATAATTGGTATGCTCCAGCCAACATTAGTCATAACAAAAAGGAAATTTTAAGGAGGGGTATTTGAAAGGAGACAATGCAAGCATCTTTCAAGAAGCAGTTGGGCACTTTTCTTTTGACTTCCATGGATACCAAATCAGGATTGTAAGCCACAATTTTCAAATGAAGGTATCTGTTGTATGTGGGCATGTAGTCTCATCTATTTCAAACTAGGTCACTCAACCTTATTATGTGACCCTTGAGTCTAATTAGtatttattatttctattgtATAGGGTCTGAAATGTGCTAGATACTTTATAGAAGTCACAGACTGCACAATCTAAAATGACAAAGATAAATTATCTGGGGCTGTGGAAGATGAAacagtcagtggttctcaaactttttccgacggggacccatttgcaaaggtCCATGGCCTGTCCCAACTCataccccctggccctgctggtgcctgacCCTGCTAGTGCACGACCCACAgtccactgcccccctccccctccggccATGCTGGGGCCCATcattcctgacccgcagccccctgcctccccctactcccccagctgcccctgtcccacttgAGGCAGAGTGCAGGCTGAGGCAGCTCCATCTCATGTGGGTGGTAACGAAGTGAGACCGGCCTgacacaggctggagggaggagggagaacgACCCACAAGTTGAGAAACACTAATCTAAGTGATTATGGGCACATGTATTATGTGTAAGGTATAATTTTGTTGATCATTCTCTTTTAAGTTAAATACAATagattttctttcccttccacagtTCAACCTGATTGTCTTCCTGTCAGAGGCTTATATCTTCAAATCCAATGACTGGGTCTTGCAAACCAAAGGCATTTGTAATTCATAAATCTAACCCATTCGCCTGTGCCACAGCCCTCACTCAGATCACAACTTTCATTTAAATAACATCAGAGGAGCTAATAATAATGTGTGTCAGGATTTTCTTCCCTCCCAGCATGCTAAACCCAAATGTGAGCAGTTCTCTTGCAGATAGTCAGCTAATTTCTTGTACGTTCCAtctttcaggggtgttggttgtagctatcTTGGcataaggacatagacagacaaggttccttgtgtaaatgtgatatcttttattagacaaactaaaatagttggaaatattCTCCTGTGTAAGCTTTCGATTacaaccacccttcttcaggcagagggagcatctgTAGTTGtattgtgctctcctggatgggatgGAATCCAGTATGAAAGAATttaggtcagtgaaaatgcaaatgcatggcagtgagtgTCAGAGGAGGTGAGAGACAATGGAtgagagaggtggggggtgggtaaGGGGAATGGTGATCTGGTGATGGAATGTAGGTGGTAaattgtagagaggttacctggggtatcagatggcagacaggttataatgtgccataaatccattgtctatatttagtctTTAATTTTTGATCACTTCATGCAtccactggatacaaaaaatcatggcctAGTGGTAGACTGCACTTTGATTACATCTTCTGCAGTATTGCCATGTTTAAGCAAGGAAAGTTCCTGACTCTTTAATGGGTAAATCTGATTTAGATATCATGCTGTTTTGGGTAGAGGCAAACAAATATACACATGGATCTATATGGAGCAGCTCTCATGTATTTGGATGGTGGGTAATAACAATATGAATATTACTATTAACAGTAAGTATCCTCATTAAGTACTACTCATTAAGTAGTAATAATTGAAATTATTATTAGTATACTTTATTATTATCATGCTAAGAATACATTGCAGAACAACCATTTCCTTCCATCCTTGTTCTTATCCTTTTGCTCGTTCACACTATAGTTAACAGTGAAGTCATAAACGTCTGATTAGATTtgtccttgtgctgctgctaataCAATCAACTGTGGTTACGGAGTGACAATACCTATTTTCTGTATTCTGAGTTTTATAGTCTCAGTTTATTAAGCATTGCTAGCTGGAGTTTAGGATCCTGGAATTAATAAAATGACTCACTTCCTCAGCAGGATGAGATGAAAAACCATGTTTCaagaaacttttaaaaagatTTATGAATGTGAAACCTGACAAACAAAATAAAGAGATAAACCCAAGAGCACTTGGGTCTCATGAGTGCAGCAGTGCTGGTCCTCAAGTGACTGGACAGTCAAAGATCTTCTCACTTTAATATATAATGACCAGCACTAGGTGTGCTGAAACACTTTTCTAGGGAAGAATCACaatctttttttcaaataatttctcTGTAAGAATGAAATTCATTCCTATGATGAGGAGTGGCACAAGGCCTAGGTACCAGTTATGCCCAATTTAGGGTGACACAGGATGCACCTATAtgctcattaatgcactttaggtaatacacattaaatctagtatctccattgtgaggtactagaaaaatgtgtaGTAGCCTATTGTAATGTATAGCCATTAGATAAGGAGCACTTTTTTGTTAtgttttaatgagcattaaaataggctaaagtgcattaaaataGTGTAGATGATCCCACTGTATCCTTCCTGGACATATAGGACATGTGGTTATCTGGCAACCCTTCCTCAAATGGGCTGTCCAGAATGCCTGTTGAATTAAGACTTATCTTTTCAGCAACTGAAGTAATAGTGACAGTATAATATGTTACAGTTTGTTCTTTTCCTTAGATACTACTGAGACACACTGGGTATTTCTAATCACAGAGTAGGAGTAAGGAAGCCGCTGCCATTCTGTGTGGTCCCAAGTATCTTGAAGAAGGCCTTGCAAGTCCTTTTGTAATTTTAAATACAAATGTCATGACCAATCAGGACAATATGATCTAGATGGGAGTTCAGCCATATTAAAAGAGGATGAACTGTCACGCTTCAACTCATGTTAGAATCCTGTTAGAGTTTCTCTACAGTATCATGTCATTTTATATAATTGGAAAGCAATGACTCTTAACTAAAAGAGGACTGCTGGAGAGGAAAGCCTTGAGCAGTGCATTTGCTAATCTTTTGATTTCTATAGGAGCACAGCATACAGTACAGACATAAGGTAAATGTACCATTTGGATGCATAATAATAGGTTACGAGACTATGTTAGTGCTTGTTTTTTACTTCCAACTGTTTGAGATTTGGGGTAATACCTGATGAGCTTTCAAATAAGTATAATGATATACAAGAAGAACAAGGTTTCCCATCATAAGACTATAATAGCTTGGCTCCTAAACAGAGTAAACTCCAGATCCACAGAGTTCCTGAGGGCAGCAACTGGGACATGAGGCTCACCAGATATAAAGttgaataataaataatatcagaaagaaaaataagggacACAAACAAGGGAGAGAAAGGTATATTCAAGACCTCATGTAAGTTAAGACTAAGGAATTTGCTAATCAATCCAAACCTGTAAATATCAGATGCTACTGTTTTGCTGACACGCTGAAAGCATAGCTCTGATAGGAGCAAACAACCTTATTCCTTTCTAAGGAATTTTAATGCTGAAGTTTAATGATTGCATGGTACATACCATCATTATTAATAATTTTACTGATAATGGCATTAATAGAAATCTCAGGCCATAGGCAGCTAATCCATTTACATTAGGTACAATAATTAAGATTTGGGCAATGGAACAGAAGAGAATGTGCAGGGCAGCATGGAATAACAGAAACAGAACAGCTCATAGAAGAGGATTAAGTGGAAAGAAAGAATATGCAATGTGATTAAATCATTTAGGCCATATCCTTTTCCCACTAACATCTATGTTATAACTTTCATCATATTCAGTGGTGTGAGAATAatcctttttccccccaaatggaGAAAGTACTTATGCTAACATTTCTAGTAAACTACAAGTTTTAACAATTGTTAGTAAAACttaaaagttttaatattttaagtaGATTTTGGTAGGACAAAaggtttatataaaaaaaaaagggatcaaTTCAACCTTCGTTGAAATCAGTCTCTTCATTACCTCAAGGGATTCTAGATCAAATCCATGATGAGAACATTTCTGTAGTAGTACCAATCCATTATTTAATAGTTGTATCTATTACCAAAATGCCATAATAATTACATCCTGTACACAGAAGATTTTCCAAAAGCTTGTTCTCCTCAGGTGAACATTTCATATTATTCAGTTTCTTCTCTTACTTTTAACAGGCTTCTTAGATCCTGCACCAGGCTGAAATGAAGACCTTGTAGACTGAAGAAAGCTGAGTGCACCACGCCTTCACTGCAGAGAAAGGAAGTATTGGCCTACCCTACCAACTTATATGCAGACAGCTTTTGGTAGCTTTACATATACTATTGCTACCCTGCAAAGGCACAGCTCTTGCTTCTTTCAACACACATGGAGgaaggcagcaaaatatgtaaCCCTGGCTAATAAGACTGTGGCTTTCCTATGAAAAGCAGGAGGTAGGCCAATTATAAAAGGATTATTTTACATTTAGCTTCAAAGACTTTACCTCTTGCCGGAACACTGGACACAAATAGAAACCAATTTCAACAACCTACATTTTTCCTACCTGTGCTTTAGCATTGTTGTTAtttctccatctttggaaatttgTTTCTTTTAAGTTAGAAATGGGCCCATGGACTAGAATGTGGCCCACAGATTGGGCTGTTTTCCTGAAATCATGGCTCATATTTTCCTTGGGGCTCTACATGCAGGTTTCCAAAACTCTGGCCTGTCCAAAAGTGTGCCGCTGTGACCGAAACTTTGTCTATTGTAATGAACGAAGCTTGACCTCAGTGCCTCTTGGGATACCGGAGGGTGTAACCGTACTCTACCTCCACAATAACCAAATTAATAATGCTGGATTCCCTGCAGAGTTGCATAATGTCCAGTCTGTGCACACGGTCTACCTATATGGCAACCAATTGGATGAATTTCCCATGAATCTGCCCAAGAATGTCAGGGTTCTCCACCTGCAGGAAAACAACATTCAGACTATTTCtcgggctgccctggctcagctctTGAAGTTGGAAGAGCTGCATCTGGATGACAACTCCATCTCTACTGTAGGTGTTGAGGATGGGGCATTTCGTGAAGCTATCAGCCTCAAGCTTCTGTTTTTGTCCAAGAATCATTTAAGCAGTGTACCAGTAGGCCTTCCAGTGGACTTACAAGAACTACGAGTTGATGAAAACAGAATTGCCGTTATTTCAGACTTGGCTTTCCAGAATCTTACAAGCTTGGAACGTCTGATTGTGGATGGCAATCTCCTTACCAATAAAGGCATTGCTGAGGGCACCTTCAGCCACCTATCGAATCTCAAGGAATTCTCAATAGTACGGAATTCACTAACTTACCCTCCCCCTGATCTTCCAGGTACACATCTGCTGAGGCTCTACCTGCAGGACAACCAGATAAACCACATACCACTTACAGCCTTTTCAAACCTTCACAAGTTGGAGCGGCTTGATATTTCTAACAATTATCTCCGGATGCTAGTGAGAGGGGTCTTTGATAACCTCCACAACCTGAAGCAACTTACTGTGAGGAATAATCCCTGGTTATGTGACTGCAGTATTAAATGGGTCACTGAGTGGCTCAAATTTATTCCCTCATCCATCAATGTCCGGGGCTTTATGTGCCAGGGACCAGAACAGGTCCGAGGTATGGCAGTCAGGGAGCTCAATATGAATATGTTGTCATGCCCAACCACCACTCCTGGTCTGCCACTtgtcaccccagctcctggtataACCTTGCCAACCACACTGGGTCCTACTTCATCAGTTCCAACCCTGAGTAGCAAATACACCCCTCTCACACCGGCCACTTCCACGCTCCCCACTGTGCCTACCAGGGAGGACAAAGAAAGGGTGACACCTCCCATTTCTGAACGGATTCAACTCTTCATTCATTTTGTGAATGACACTTGTATTCAAGTTAACTGGATGTCCTTTTTTACTGTCATGTCCTACAAACTCACATGGGTTAAAATGGGCCACAGTCCAGTAGGGGGCATTGTTCAGGAACAGAAAGTTAGTGGTGAGAAACAACACTTAAGCCTGGTAAATCTGGAGCCCAAATCCACTTATCGGATTTGTTTGGTTCCACTGTATGCTTATAATAATTACTGGGCTGGAGAAGACACTGTCTGTTCAGAAGCCACAACCAAGGGTTCTTATTTAAACAATGGCAGCAACACAGCCTCCAGCCATGAGCAGACAACTTCTCAAAACATGGGCTCCCCATTTCTGCTGGCAGGGTTGattgggggggcagtgatatttGTCCTTGTGGTCTTGCTCAGCATCTTTTGTTGGCATATGCACAAAAAGGGACGCTACACCTCTCAGAAGTGGAAATATAACCGGGGCCGGCGGAAAGATGATTACTGCGAGGCGGGGACCAAGAAGGACAACTCCATCCTGGAGATGACGGAAACCAGCTTCCAGATTGTCTCCTTAAATAACGATCAACTCCTTAAAGGAGATTTCAGACTGCAGCCCATTTATACCCCAAATGGGGGCATTAACTACACAGACTGCCACATCCCCAACAACATGAGATACTGCAACAGCAACGTCTCAGAATTGGAGCACTGTCATACGTGATAGTGAGGGGAGATGAGGCATGTAGAACTGTGACtaaaaactctggaaaaaaaataaacccacacacaaacacaaaaattACATTTGATAAATGTTACACAGATGCATTTGTGCATTTGAATACTCTGTAATTTATACGGTGTACTATATaatgggatttaaaaaaagtgCTATCTTTTCTATTTCAAGTTAATTGCAAATGGTTTTGTaactttttgctttttaaatctttaaaaatatattgctgAAGTACTGTACAGGGTTGTACAATAAGAACCCAATGCCATGGCAAAGGAAAGAATGACTCATTCTTCAAACATTAACCACTTTGCTGTCGAAGCTGTTTAAGGAATGTGGGTTCCTAGGTAGTCTTGTAGTAAAGGATATAAGTGCATATTAAAATAGGGTTGTTAGGGATTGGCCAAGACAGTTCAGATAATATGAGTATAACGCTTCAGACCCAAACTCATAATGGATTTCTGATGTGCATGCAAGTTGGAATAGCTCTGTTCCCCATCTGGCACTTAAACCTGACTCTGTATTTCATGGTTTCaacaagttttttttgtttgtttgtttgtttttgttttgttttgttttcctaaaGTACTGTTTTTATAGGGTTTTCCCTGTCATTTCTGAAAATGGAAAAATGCAAACCCACAGCAGAAAATCTGAGTGCCCACTATTCATATTAGCAAGAATTC
This genomic window from Alligator mississippiensis isolate rAllMis1 chromosome 2, rAllMis1, whole genome shotgun sequence contains:
- the FLRT2 gene encoding leucine-rich repeat transmembrane protein FLRT2, giving the protein MGPWTRMWPTDWAVFLKSWLIFSLGLYMQVSKTLACPKVCRCDRNFVYCNERSLTSVPLGIPEGVTVLYLHNNQINNAGFPAELHNVQSVHTVYLYGNQLDEFPMNLPKNVRVLHLQENNIQTISRAALAQLLKLEELHLDDNSISTVGVEDGAFREAISLKLLFLSKNHLSSVPVGLPVDLQELRVDENRIAVISDLAFQNLTSLERLIVDGNLLTNKGIAEGTFSHLSNLKEFSIVRNSLTYPPPDLPGTHLLRLYLQDNQINHIPLTAFSNLHKLERLDISNNYLRMLVRGVFDNLHNLKQLTVRNNPWLCDCSIKWVTEWLKFIPSSINVRGFMCQGPEQVRGMAVRELNMNMLSCPTTTPGLPLVTPAPGITLPTTLGPTSSVPTLSSKYTPLTPATSTLPTVPTREDKERVTPPISERIQLFIHFVNDTCIQVNWMSFFTVMSYKLTWVKMGHSPVGGIVQEQKVSGEKQHLSLVNLEPKSTYRICLVPLYAYNNYWAGEDTVCSEATTKGSYLNNGSNTASSHEQTTSQNMGSPFLLAGLIGGAVIFVLVVLLSIFCWHMHKKGRYTSQKWKYNRGRRKDDYCEAGTKKDNSILEMTETSFQIVSLNNDQLLKGDFRLQPIYTPNGGINYTDCHIPNNMRYCNSNVSELEHCHT